CAGATGTGGGCGATTGGCACCGCCAGCTCGATGTGGCCGAGGCGCTCGCGCCGCACCTTGCTCTGGGTGACCTCGACACCGCACTTGTCGCAGACCATGCCGCGGAAGCGGATGCGCTTGTACTTGCCGCAGTTGCACTCCCAGTCCTTCACGGGACCGAAGATGCGCTCGCAGAAGAGCCCGTCCTTCTCCGGCTTGAAGGTCCGGTAGTTGATCGTCTCGGGCTTCGTGACCTCGCCGTAGCTCCACTCGCGGATCTTGTCCGGCGAGGCGAGCTGGATCATGATGGCGTTGTGGTCGGACGTCTTCATGCCCTCGTCGCGGAATTTCTGGCCGAGCATTTATTTTCCTCCTGGGGGTGCCCCGCAGGGCCCCCCGGCACGGGGTCTGGGCTGTCTCAGACGGCGTCTTCCAGGTTCACGTCCAGGCACAGGCTCTGCAGCTCGCGCATGAGGACGTTGAAGGACTCCGGAATGCCCGGCTCGGGCGGATTCTCGCCCTTGACGATGGCCTCGTAGATGCGCGAACGGCCGGTCACGTCGTCGGACTTGACCGTCAGCATCTCCTGCAGGCAGTTCGCCGCGCCGTAGGCTTCCAGGGCCCAGACCTCCATCTCACCGAAGCGCTGGCCACCGAACTGGGCCTTGCCGCCCAGCGGCTGCTGGGTGACGAGGCTGTAGGGGCCGATGCTCCGGGCGTGGATCTTCTCCTCGACCAGGTGGTGCAGCTTCAGCACGTAGATCACGCCGACGGTCACGTCCTTGTCGAAGCGATCGCCGGTGCGTCCGTCGAAGAGCACGCTCTTGCCGCTCGGGTCCTCGCCCACCCCGACCAGGGCCTCCTTGATCTCCGAGATCTTCGCGCCGTCGAAGACGGGCGTCTGGATCTTGACGCCCTCGTGCAGGGCGGCGTAGCCCAGATGGGTCTCGAGGATCTGGCCGAGGTTCATGCGGCTGGGCACGCCCAGCGGGTTGAGCACGATGTCGACCGCGGTGCCGTCGGCGAGGTAGGGCATGTCCTCCTCGGCCATGATCTTCGACACGACGCCCTTGTTGCCGTGGCGGCCGGCCATCTTGTCGCCGACCGACAGCTTGCGGCGCCGGGCGACGTACACCTTGACCAGCTTGACGACGCCGGGCGGCAGCTCGTCGCCGCGCAGGGCGCGCTCGCAGTTCTTCTCGTACTCGACGTCGATCCGCTCGCGCTCGCGGGCCGCGGCCTCGAACACGGAGCGGATCTTGGCGTCCTGCTTGTCTTCCTTCACCAGGGGCAGGCCCCAGTGGATGGCGTTGAAGTCGAGCTCCTCGAGCACCGCCTTGGTGAACTTGCGGCCCGACTTGACCAGCACCTCGCCGGTGTTGGCGTCGATGATGTGGTGCGCGGTCTCGCCCATGAAGAGCTCGCCCAACCGCTCGTCGGCGATGGCGTTGATCTTCGTGCGCTCGCGGTCGCGGCGGCGGCGCAGGGCGTCGAGCTGGCGCTTCTCCTCCTTCTTGGAGCGGGTACCGCGGTCCTGGCGCGAGAAGACCCGCACGTCGACCACGATGCCGTCCATGCCCGGAGGCGCCTTCAGCGAGGCGTCCTTCACGTCGCCGGCCTTCTCGCCGAAGATGGCCCGCAGGAGCTTCTCCTCGGGGCTCAGCTCGGTCTCGCCCTTGGGCGTGACCTTGCCGACCATGATGTCGCCGGCCCGCACGCGGGCGCCGGGGTAGATGATGCCGTCCTCGTCGAGGTTGGTCAGCGCGTCCTCGCCCACGTTGGGGATCTCGCGGGTGACCTCCTCGACGCCGCGCTTGGTGTCGCGGACCTGGAGCTCGAATTCCTCGATGTGCAGCGAGGTGAAGGTGTCCTCCTTCACCAGCTTCTCGGAGACCAGGATGGCGTCCTCGAAGTTGTAGCCGCCCCAGGGCATGAACGCGACCAGCAGGTTGCGACCCAGGGCGAGCTCGCCCTTGTCGGTGCAGGGGCCGTCGGCGATGGGCTCGCCCTTCTTCACCTTCTGGCCGGGCACCACCAGGGGCTTCTGGTTGTAGCAGGTGTCCTGGTTCGACCGCTTGAACTTGCGCAGGCGGTACTCGACCATGCCGTTGTCGTCGAAGAAGCTGCCCGACGAGACCTTCTCGGGGTCGTCGTAGCGGATCACGATCGCGTCCGCCGAGGCGCTCTCGACCACGCCGTCGGCCTCGGCCACCACCACGGCGCCGGAGTCGACCGCGACCTTCTTCTCCATGCCCGTGCCCACGATCGGCGAGTCGGCCCGCAGCAGGGGCACGGCCTGGCGCTGCATGTTGCAGCCCATGAGGGCGCGGTTGGCGTCGTCGTGCTCGAGGAACGGGATCAGCGAGGCGGCCGCCGAGACGATCTGCTTCGGCGACACGTCCATGTAGTCGATCTCGGTCGGACGGGCCATGGGGTACTCGCCCTTGTAGCGGGCCAGCACCTTCTTGTCCTGGAAGTTGCCCTTGGCGTCGACCGGCGCGTTGGCCTGGGCGATGGTGACCGAGTCCTCCTGGTCGGCGGTCAGGTAGTCGGTGCGGCCCGACACCTTGCCCTCGTCGACCCGGCGGTACGGCGACTCGATGAAGCCGAAGCTGTTGATCCGCGCATGGGTGGCCAGCGAGGCGATCAGGCCGATGTTCGGCCCTTCCGGCGTCTCGATGGGGCACATGCGGCCGTAGTGCGTGTAGTGGACGTCGCGGACCTCGAAGCCGGCGCGGTCGCGGTGCAGACCACCGGGACCGAGGGCGCTCAGGCGCCGCTTGTGGGTCAGCTCGCTCAGCGGGTTGGTCTGGTCCATGAACTGGCTCAGCTGCGAGCTGCCGAAGAAGCTCTGGATCACGGCCGAGACCGTGCGCGCGTTGACGAGGTCGGCCGGGCTGAGCGGCTTGTCCTTGTCGGCGAGGTTCATGCGCTCCTTGATGATGCGCGCCATGCGGCTCAGGCCCACCGAGAACTGGTTGGCGAGCAGCTCGCCCACCGAGCGGATGCGGCGGTTGCCGAAATGGTCGATGTCGTCGATCTCGGTGCGGCCGAGGAACAGGCTGATCATCTCGTGGATGATGGCCAGGAAGTCGGACGGGGTCAGCGTGGTGACCTTCGGGTCGACGTCCAGGTTCAGCCGGCGGTTCATCTTGTAGCGGCCCACCTCGGCCAGGTCGTAGCGCTTCTCGTTGAAGAAGAGGCGCTCGAAGAGGGCGCGGGCGACCTCCTCGTTCGGCGGATCGCCGGGGCGCAGCAGGCTGTAGAAGCGGCGCAGGCCCTCGTCCTGGTTGCTGGTCGGGTCCTTGCGCAGGGTGTTGAGGATCAGGCTGGGCTCGTTGAGCGAGACCTCGCCCTCGGCCACCAGCTTGATCTCCTTGAGGCCCGCGGCAAGGATGCTCTCGCGCGTCAGGGCGTCGATGATGGCGCCGGCCTTCACGAAGGGGTCGTCCTCGCCCGGACGGTGCACGTCGGCGGCCAGGATGCGGCCCTCGAGGGAGTCCTCGAGTTCCTTGAACTTCTTGGTCCCGGGCTTGGTGATCTTGATCGTCTCGACCTGGTGGAAGAGCTCGATGATCTCCTCGTTGCTCTGGAAGCCGAGGGCCCGCAGCAGCATCGTCGCCGGCTGCTTGCGCTTCCGGTCGATGTGCACGTAGAGGATGTTGTTGATATCGGTCGTGAACTCGACCCACGAGCCCCGGTACGGGATGATGCGCGACCGGAACAGCCGCCGCCCGTTGGGATGGATCTCGTCGCTGAAGAAGACGCCCGGCGAACGGTGGAGCTGCGACACGATGACGCGCTCGGCCCCGTTGATCAGGAACGTGCCCTTGTCGGTGA
The bacterium genome window above contains:
- the rpoB gene encoding DNA-directed RNA polymerase subunit beta → MKNIPVDKFTGRVNYSKIQRDEDMPNLLAVQLDSYNEFLQIGIKPDDRTMQGIETVFQTIFPIESSRGNLIMEYMSYKTGEPKYGIEECQERGLTFSVPLKVRLRLVVKEEAEGASDEEMMIRDIQEQEVYLGELPMITDKGTFLINGAERVIVSQLHRSPGVFFSDEIHPNGRRLFRSRIIPYRGSWVEFTTDINNILYVHIDRKRKQPATMLLRALGFQSNEEIIELFHQVETIKITKPGTKKFKELEDSLEGRILAADVHRPGEDDPFVKAGAIIDALTRESILAAGLKEIKLVAEGEVSLNEPSLILNTLRKDPTSNQDEGLRRFYSLLRPGDPPNEEVARALFERLFFNEKRYDLAEVGRYKMNRRLNLDVDPKVTTLTPSDFLAIIHEMISLFLGRTEIDDIDHFGNRRIRSVGELLANQFSVGLSRMARIIKERMNLADKDKPLSPADLVNARTVSAVIQSFFGSSQLSQFMDQTNPLSELTHKRRLSALGPGGLHRDRAGFEVRDVHYTHYGRMCPIETPEGPNIGLIASLATHARINSFGFIESPYRRVDEGKVSGRTDYLTADQEDSVTIAQANAPVDAKGNFQDKKVLARYKGEYPMARPTEIDYMDVSPKQIVSAAASLIPFLEHDDANRALMGCNMQRQAVPLLRADSPIVGTGMEKKVAVDSGAVVVAEADGVVESASADAIVIRYDDPEKVSSGSFFDDNGMVEYRLRKFKRSNQDTCYNQKPLVVPGQKVKKGEPIADGPCTDKGELALGRNLLVAFMPWGGYNFEDAILVSEKLVKEDTFTSLHIEEFELQVRDTKRGVEEVTREIPNVGEDALTNLDEDGIIYPGARVRAGDIMVGKVTPKGETELSPEEKLLRAIFGEKAGDVKDASLKAPPGMDGIVVDVRVFSRQDRGTRSKKEEKRQLDALRRRRDRERTKINAIADERLGELFMGETAHHIIDANTGEVLVKSGRKFTKAVLEELDFNAIHWGLPLVKEDKQDAKIRSVFEAAARERERIDVEYEKNCERALRGDELPPGVVKLVKVYVARRRKLSVGDKMAGRHGNKGVVSKIMAEEDMPYLADGTAVDIVLNPLGVPSRMNLGQILETHLGYAALHEGVKIQTPVFDGAKISEIKEALVGVGEDPSGKSVLFDGRTGDRFDKDVTVGVIYVLKLHHLVEEKIHARSIGPYSLVTQQPLGGKAQFGGQRFGEMEVWALEAYGAANCLQEMLTVKSDDVTGRSRIYEAIVKGENPPEPGIPESFNVLMRELQSLCLDVNLEDAV